A genomic window from Yoonia rosea includes:
- the trmD gene encoding tRNA (guanosine(37)-N1)-methyltransferase TrmD yields the protein MTKAPRAAGRIAVRPTLQPRELMTDTPDIAGAWTAQIITLFPQAFPGVLGESLTGKALQDGLWQLQTFDLRTYGIGKHRNVDDTPAGGGAGMVLRADVLEKAIKDARTGTKGVAPLIYLSPRGRRFDQAMARDWARMDGVTMLCGRFEGVDERVLQHFGIQEVSLGDFVMTGGEIAAQAMIDATVRLLPGVLGNADSALEESFSSGLLEHPQFTKPAEWQGHAIPDVLLSGNHAKIAEWRRAMAEKITRERRPDLWAAHQKK from the coding sequence ATGACCAAAGCCCCCCGCGCTGCTGGACGCATCGCTGTCCGGCCAACCTTGCAACCCCGTGAATTGATGACGGACACACCTGATATTGCGGGGGCGTGGACTGCACAAATCATCACGTTGTTTCCGCAAGCCTTCCCCGGCGTCCTGGGCGAGAGCCTGACCGGCAAGGCCTTGCAGGACGGCCTGTGGCAATTGCAGACCTTTGATCTGCGCACCTATGGCATTGGCAAACATCGCAATGTCGATGATACGCCGGCAGGGGGCGGTGCCGGCATGGTGCTGCGCGCCGATGTGCTGGAAAAGGCAATCAAGGATGCGCGCACGGGTACCAAAGGTGTGGCGCCGCTGATCTATCTCTCGCCGCGCGGTCGGCGGTTTGATCAGGCCATGGCACGCGACTGGGCGCGGATGGACGGGGTCACGATGCTTTGCGGGCGCTTTGAAGGCGTCGACGAGCGCGTCTTGCAGCATTTCGGCATTCAGGAAGTCAGCCTGGGCGATTTTGTCATGACGGGCGGTGAAATTGCAGCACAAGCGATGATTGATGCCACTGTGCGGCTCTTGCCGGGTGTGCTGGGCAATGCGGACAGTGCTCTTGAGGAAAGCTTTTCCTCCGGTTTGCTGGAACACCCGCAGTTCACCAAGCCGGCCGAGTGGCAGGGTCATGCGATCCCGGATGTACTGCTGTCTGGTAACCACGCCAAAATCGCGGAATGGCGGCGCGCGATGGCCGAGAAAATCACCCGCGAACGGCGGCCTGATCTCTGGGCGGCCCACCAGAAGAAATAG
- a CDS encoding division plane positioning ATPase MipZ → MAHIIVVGNEKGGAGKSTVSMHVATALARMGHRVGTLDLDLRQKTLGRYVLNRQTYMEQQGLHLPSPTYHELPDIDQNILEPGENAFDHRLSMAVAKMEANAEFILIDCPGSHTRLSQVAHSLADTLITPLNDSFVDFDLLAHVDSDGEEITSPSVYSEMVWNARQLRSQAGLKPIDWVVVRNRMGAQAMVNKQKMERVIEKLAKRIGFRTAPGFNERVIFRELFPRGMTLLDLRDLGVKGMNISNVAARQELRDLIKALDLPGVTPNF, encoded by the coding sequence GTGGCGCATATTATCGTGGTCGGCAATGAAAAGGGCGGCGCAGGCAAATCGACGGTCTCAATGCATGTGGCGACAGCCCTTGCACGCATGGGGCACCGCGTTGGCACCCTTGATCTTGACCTGCGCCAGAAAACACTCGGGCGCTATGTGCTGAACCGCCAAACCTACATGGAACAGCAGGGATTGCACCTGCCCTCGCCCACGTACCATGAACTGCCCGATATTGATCAAAACATCCTCGAGCCAGGCGAAAATGCCTTCGACCACAGGCTCTCGATGGCTGTGGCCAAGATGGAAGCCAATGCCGAATTTATCCTGATTGACTGCCCGGGTTCACACACCCGCCTCAGCCAGGTCGCCCACTCTTTGGCCGATACGCTGATCACGCCCCTGAATGACAGTTTTGTAGACTTCGATCTTCTTGCGCATGTCGACAGCGACGGCGAAGAAATCACCTCGCCTTCGGTCTATTCCGAGATGGTCTGGAACGCGCGCCAGTTGCGCAGCCAAGCCGGATTGAAGCCGATCGACTGGGTCGTTGTACGCAACCGGATGGGTGCGCAGGCCATGGTGAACAAACAGAAGATGGAGCGTGTGATCGAGAAGCTGGCCAAGCGGATCGGTTTCCGCACAGCGCCCGGGTTCAATGAGCGTGTCATCTTCCGCGAACTCTTTCCGCGCGGCATGACACTGCTTGACCTGCGCGATCTTGGCGTGAAGGGGATGAATATTTCCAACGTTGCGGCCCGTCAGGAACTGCGCGATTTGATCAAAGCGCTTGATCTGCCCGGTGTGACGCCAAATTTCTAG
- a CDS encoding FMN-binding glutamate synthase family protein, whose protein sequence is MQKLISLQRYSTFLIAAVLTLVCFVIGFWATWVFLLAAVFGAFTLLGVHDVRQDRHAILRNYPILGHLRFVFEKIRPEIRQYLIESDQEEQPFSREQRSLVYQRAKGAEDKRPFGTQEKVYEAGYSWLTHSVEPTHFETTDFRVKIGGPDCKQPYNASLYNISAMSFGSLSANAISALNKGAKMGGFAHDTGEGGISRYHREGGDLIFEVGSGYFGCRNHDGTFNPEKFAQIAADDQVKMIEIKLSQGAKPGHGGMLPAAKITPEIAEARDIPMGVDCVSPASHSAFKGPMGLVKFVGQLRELSDGKPIGFKLCIGHRREFMCIVKAMLETGITPDFIVVDGTEGGTGAAPLEFANHVGMPMVEGLTFVHNTLRGAGIRDRVKIGAAGKVVSAFDIARALSLGADWCNSARGYMFAIGCIQAQACHTNHCPVGVTTQDPIRQKALNVNDKSKRVARFHANTLKALGEMAAAAGLDDPCGFLPYHFMTRKGDGQMTEAADVYTYLREGFLLDDGTDNPIYRERWARANPNSFAPPEAAR, encoded by the coding sequence TTGCAAAAACTGATTTCACTGCAGCGTTATTCCACGTTTCTCATTGCTGCCGTTCTGACGCTGGTCTGTTTTGTAATCGGGTTTTGGGCGACATGGGTATTCCTGCTTGCCGCAGTCTTTGGTGCCTTCACCCTTCTGGGCGTGCATGATGTGCGCCAAGATCGCCACGCTATTTTGCGGAACTATCCCATCCTTGGACATCTTCGCTTTGTCTTTGAAAAAATCCGCCCCGAAATCCGCCAGTATCTGATTGAAAGCGATCAGGAAGAGCAACCCTTCAGCCGCGAACAACGCTCGCTGGTCTATCAGCGGGCGAAAGGAGCCGAAGACAAACGCCCGTTCGGGACGCAGGAAAAGGTGTACGAGGCGGGATATTCATGGCTTACCCACTCTGTTGAGCCCACGCACTTCGAAACCACTGACTTCCGCGTCAAGATCGGCGGCCCCGACTGCAAACAACCCTATAATGCTTCGCTCTACAATATCTCGGCCATGAGCTTTGGCTCCCTCTCTGCAAATGCAATTTCAGCCCTGAACAAAGGGGCCAAGATGGGCGGTTTCGCCCATGATACCGGCGAAGGCGGCATCAGCCGCTATCACCGTGAAGGTGGCGATCTGATTTTTGAGGTTGGTTCGGGTTATTTCGGGTGCCGCAATCACGATGGCACATTCAACCCCGAAAAATTCGCCCAAATTGCTGCCGACGATCAGGTCAAGATGATCGAGATTAAGCTCAGCCAAGGTGCAAAGCCGGGACACGGGGGCATGTTGCCCGCGGCCAAGATCACCCCCGAGATTGCCGAGGCCCGCGATATCCCCATGGGTGTCGACTGCGTCTCACCAGCAAGTCACAGTGCCTTTAAAGGGCCGATGGGGCTGGTCAAATTTGTGGGCCAGTTGCGCGAATTGTCCGATGGCAAACCTATCGGCTTCAAGCTCTGCATCGGGCACCGGCGCGAATTCATGTGCATCGTCAAAGCCATGCTGGAAACAGGCATTACCCCTGATTTTATTGTGGTTGACGGAACCGAGGGCGGCACAGGTGCCGCACCTTTGGAATTTGCCAACCATGTCGGGATGCCCATGGTTGAGGGGCTGACATTCGTGCACAACACACTGCGCGGCGCGGGCATCCGTGACCGCGTCAAGATCGGCGCGGCGGGCAAGGTGGTCAGTGCTTTTGACATCGCGCGTGCGCTGTCATTGGGTGCCGATTGGTGCAACTCGGCGCGCGGCTATATGTTTGCGATCGGCTGTATTCAGGCGCAGGCCTGCCATACCAATCACTGCCCCGTGGGTGTGACCACCCAAGATCCGATCCGGCAAAAAGCACTCAACGTGAACGACAAGAGCAAGCGCGTGGCACGGTTCCACGCAAATACACTGAAAGCGCTGGGCGAGATGGCGGCGGCGGCAGGTCTGGACGATCCTTGCGGCTTCTTGCCTTACCATTTCATGACACGCAAAGGCGACGGGCAGATGACCGAGGCGGCCGATGTCTATACCTATCTGCGCGAAGGTTTCCTGCTTGATGATGGCACCGATAACCCGATCTACCGCGAACGCTGGGCGCGCGCCAATCCCAACAGCTTTGCCCCGCCAGAGGCGGCTAGGTAG
- a CDS encoding chorismate mutase yields the protein MTDTTLRAAEVLKGHRESIDRLDAILVYTLGERFKHTQAVGRLKAEHDLPPSDPAREEQQIARLTDLANRADLDPEFAKKFLNFIIQEVIQHHKQHQS from the coding sequence ATGACCGACACCACTCTTCGTGCCGCTGAAGTCCTCAAAGGGCATCGCGAAAGCATCGACCGGCTTGATGCCATTCTCGTCTATACGCTGGGCGAGCGGTTCAAGCATACGCAGGCTGTTGGGCGGCTCAAAGCCGAACACGACCTGCCCCCATCCGACCCCGCGCGTGAAGAACAGCAGATCGCGCGGCTCACCGACCTTGCAAACCGGGCCGACCTTGATCCGGAATTTGCCAAGAAATTCCTGAATTTCATCATTCAGGAAGTCATCCAACACCACAAACAACACCAATCGTAG
- the ffh gene encoding signal recognition particle protein — protein MFENLSERLSGVFDKLTKQGALSDDDVKTALREVRVALLEADVSLPVARDFIKAVQDKATGQAVTKSITPGQQVVKIVHDELKHVLTGDADPGALKIDNPPAPILMVGLQGSGKTTTTAKLAKRLKEREGKRVLMASLDTNRPAAMEQLAILGAQIGVDTLPIVKGEDPVQIAKRAKTQASLGGYDVYMLDTAGRLHIDQELIAQAAAVRDVANPRETLLVVDGLTGQDAVNVAQEFDDKIGVTGVVLTRMDGDGRGGAALSMRAITGKPIRFVGLGEKMDAIETFEPDRIAGRILGMGDIVALVEKAQETIEAEQAERMMKRFQKGRFNMNDLKMQLEQMMKMGGMEGMMGMMPGAAKMGKQMAAAGMDDSILKRQIALINSMTKKERANPDLLAASRKKRIAKGAGLEVSELNKLVKQHRQMADMMKKMGKGGMLKQAMKGMFGKGGGMPEGMPDMNDPKAMAEAAKALQGKMPGGLPGLGGGAQLPPGLSGFGKKK, from the coding sequence ATGTTTGAGAACCTATCCGAACGCCTGTCTGGCGTCTTTGACAAGCTCACCAAACAGGGTGCGCTGAGCGATGATGACGTCAAAACAGCGCTTCGCGAAGTGCGCGTGGCCCTGCTTGAGGCGGACGTATCGCTGCCCGTCGCGCGTGACTTCATCAAGGCGGTGCAGGACAAGGCGACAGGACAGGCGGTTACCAAATCCATCACGCCCGGCCAACAGGTTGTCAAAATTGTCCATGACGAACTGAAACACGTTCTCACCGGCGACGCAGACCCCGGTGCACTGAAAATCGACAACCCGCCTGCGCCTATCCTGATGGTGGGTTTGCAGGGTTCCGGTAAGACCACCACAACCGCGAAACTGGCAAAGCGTTTGAAAGAACGTGAAGGCAAGCGCGTGCTGATGGCCTCGCTTGATACAAACCGCCCTGCCGCGATGGAACAGCTGGCAATCCTCGGCGCGCAGATCGGTGTCGACACGCTACCGATCGTCAAAGGCGAAGATCCCGTTCAAATCGCCAAACGCGCCAAGACCCAAGCCAGCCTTGGCGGTTATGACGTTTACATGCTCGATACCGCGGGCCGTTTGCACATCGATCAGGAACTGATCGCACAAGCCGCCGCCGTCCGCGACGTGGCGAACCCGCGCGAGACACTGCTGGTGGTGGATGGCCTGACCGGTCAGGACGCCGTGAACGTCGCGCAGGAATTCGACGACAAGATCGGCGTGACCGGCGTGGTCCTGACCCGTATGGACGGCGACGGGCGCGGTGGTGCTGCGCTTTCGATGCGCGCGATCACAGGCAAGCCGATCCGCTTTGTCGGCCTTGGCGAAAAGATGGACGCGATCGAAACGTTCGAGCCGGACCGGATCGCAGGCCGCATCCTTGGCATGGGCGATATCGTCGCCCTCGTTGAGAAAGCACAAGAAACCATCGAGGCCGAACAGGCTGAACGCATGATGAAGCGCTTCCAGAAGGGCCGCTTCAACATGAACGACCTCAAGATGCAGCTTGAGCAGATGATGAAAATGGGCGGCATGGAAGGCATGATGGGTATGATGCCCGGTGCCGCGAAGATGGGAAAACAGATGGCCGCCGCTGGCATGGATGACAGCATCCTGAAACGGCAGATCGCACTCATCAACTCCATGACCAAAAAAGAACGTGCCAACCCTGATCTGCTGGCCGCCTCGCGCAAAAAACGCATCGCGAAAGGCGCGGGCCTTGAAGTGTCCGAGCTGAACAAGCTGGTCAAGCAGCACCGCCAGATGGCCGATATGATGAAGAAGATGGGCAAGGGCGGGATGCTGAAACAGGCCATGAAAGGCATGTTTGGCAAAGGCGGCGGGATGCCCGAAGGTATGCCCGACATGAACGACCCCAAAGCCATGGCCGAAGCCGCCAAGGCGCTGCAAGGCAAAATGCCCGGCGGCCTTCCCGGCTTGGGCGGTGGCGCACAACTGCCCCCCGGTCTCTCTGGTTTCGGGAAAAAGAAGTAA
- the rpmE gene encoding 50S ribosomal protein L31, with amino-acid sequence MKKDTHPDYHIIDVKMTDGTVVQMKSTWGKEGDTMSLDIDPSVHPAWNGGSTRLMDAGGRVSKFKNKYAGLGF; translated from the coding sequence ATGAAAAAAGATACGCATCCCGACTACCACATCATCGACGTCAAAATGACCGATGGCACAGTGGTTCAGATGAAATCCACATGGGGCAAGGAAGGCGATACAATGTCGCTTGATATCGACCCATCCGTGCACCCTGCATGGAACGGTGGTTCCACACGCTTGATGGACGCCGGTGGCCGTGTGTCCAAGTTCAAGAACAAATACGCCGGTCTGGGTTTCTAA
- the rplS gene encoding 50S ribosomal protein L19, translating to MDLIAQLEAEQVAALGKDIPDFKAGDTIRVGYKVTEGTRSRVQNYEGVCIARKNGKGIAGSFTVRKISFGEGVERVFPLHSTNIDSITVVRRGRVRRAKLYYLRSRRGKSARIAEVTNYKAPKGAEA from the coding sequence ATGGACCTGATCGCACAACTCGAAGCGGAACAAGTCGCCGCACTAGGGAAAGACATCCCTGACTTTAAAGCGGGTGACACCATCCGCGTTGGTTACAAAGTGACCGAAGGCACACGTAGCCGTGTGCAGAACTACGAAGGCGTGTGCATCGCCCGCAAGAACGGCAAAGGCATTGCCGGTTCTTTCACAGTGCGCAAGATTTCCTTTGGCGAAGGTGTGGAGCGTGTTTTCCCGCTGCATTCCACCAACATCGACAGCATCACCGTGGTTCGCCGTGGTCGCGTGCGTCGCGCCAAGCTGTACTATCTGCGTTCGCGTCGCGGTAAGTCCGCACGTATCGCAGAGGTCACCAACTACAAAGCGCCTAAGGGCGCCGAAGCGTAA
- a CDS encoding GNAT family N-acetyltransferase, which translates to MTPAPTLTTARLVLRGPQKRDLAAFTAWVTQSARMEAVGGKGTERDAWRGFIAGIGHWHWHGYGFFTVTERASGVAAGRVGIINHIEWPQPELAWHMFDGYEGRSYAFEAACAVREWAGRTLGLERLISLISPQNTRSIALATRLGAVEDRRDIVDGENCIIFRHLSHDDPRAVKQAAGAIA; encoded by the coding sequence ATGACCCCCGCCCCGACACTCACCACAGCACGGCTTGTCCTGCGCGGTCCGCAAAAGCGGGACCTTGCGGCCTTCACCGCATGGGTGACGCAGTCTGCGCGCATGGAGGCCGTCGGCGGCAAAGGAACCGAGCGGGATGCGTGGCGCGGGTTTATCGCGGGCATCGGGCACTGGCATTGGCACGGCTATGGTTTCTTCACGGTGACGGAACGTGCGTCAGGGGTAGCAGCCGGGCGTGTCGGCATCATCAATCACATCGAATGGCCACAGCCGGAATTGGCGTGGCATATGTTTGACGGCTACGAAGGCCGCTCTTATGCGTTCGAAGCGGCATGTGCCGTGCGCGAATGGGCGGGGCGCACGCTGGGGCTTGAGCGTTTGATCTCGCTGATCTCTCCGCAGAACACGCGGTCAATCGCCCTGGCGACGCGCCTTGGTGCAGTCGAAGACCGGCGCGATATCGTCGACGGTGAAAACTGCATCATCTTCCGGCACCTGTCCCATGATGATCCACGCGCTGTGAAACAAGCAGCGGGGGCAATTGCATGA
- the rimM gene encoding ribosome maturation factor RimM (Essential for efficient processing of 16S rRNA), translating into MSDRVIVGSIGGAFGVQGEVRLKSYCADPQAIADYTPLYTEDGRSFAQVVLTGQLKNGFTARIDGVVTKEDADALRNVDLYAPRDVMPSLPDDEYYYADLMGLTVVDTGGVTLGTVKNVMDHGAGDLLEIIVPGQSETVLLPFTSAAVPTVDLHAGRIVADPPDGLFPDAAT; encoded by the coding sequence ATGAGCGATCGTGTGATTGTGGGTTCTATTGGTGGCGCATTTGGCGTTCAGGGCGAAGTGCGCCTGAAGTCCTATTGTGCCGATCCGCAAGCCATCGCCGACTATACCCCGCTTTACACCGAAGACGGTCGCAGTTTTGCGCAGGTTGTCCTGACAGGGCAGCTCAAAAACGGGTTTACGGCCCGCATTGATGGCGTCGTCACAAAAGAAGACGCCGATGCCCTGCGCAATGTAGACCTTTACGCGCCGCGCGATGTGATGCCCTCATTGCCGGATGACGAATATTACTACGCCGATCTGATGGGTCTGACTGTCGTTGACACGGGCGGCGTCACCTTGGGCACTGTCAAAAATGTGATGGACCATGGGGCGGGCGATTTGCTTGAGATCATCGTGCCTGGTCAGTCAGAAACCGTACTTCTGCCCTTCACCTCAGCCGCTGTGCCAACTGTCGACCTGCACGCGGGGCGGATCGTGGCAGACCCACCGGACGGGCTGTTTCCCGATGCAGCCACATAG
- a CDS encoding DEAD/DEAH box helicase, which translates to MDFDMLGLAPRLVNVLKEQGITDPTPIQTQAIPHAMNGRDVMGLAQTGSGKTAAFGLPMIHALLKAGVKPNPKTTRGLILAPTRELAKQISDNLTAYTKGSHLKVALVVGGAGIVAQTKRLAGGVDLLVATPGRLIDLLDRRAVRLDETIYLVLDEADQMLDMGFIHALRRIAPLLAKDRQTMMFSATMPKLMGELAGTYLTDAVRVQVNPPGQAVKKINQSVHFVAQAAKTDLLIELLDKHRDELAIVFGRTKHGCEKLYKVLENKGFAAASIHGNKSQGQRQRALDAFKAGKTRVLVATDVAARGLDIPDVRFVYNYDLPNVAENYVHRIGRTARAGADGSAVALVAPDEMIELQDIEKAMKDTIPVASGRPWEIQPGQKKRPNGGGGGGRRGAGGGSRGGAPRASGKPGGGQGKPAGRRRNGGGGGRARSQSAA; encoded by the coding sequence ATGGATTTTGATATGCTGGGCCTCGCGCCCCGTCTTGTAAACGTTCTTAAAGAACAAGGGATCACCGATCCCACCCCGATTCAAACCCAAGCCATCCCGCACGCCATGAACGGCCGCGATGTGATGGGCCTCGCCCAGACCGGCAGCGGTAAAACCGCAGCATTTGGTTTGCCGATGATCCACGCCCTGCTCAAGGCAGGCGTCAAGCCGAACCCGAAAACAACCCGTGGTCTCATCCTTGCGCCGACGCGCGAGCTGGCCAAACAGATTTCCGACAACCTGACCGCCTATACCAAGGGCAGCCACCTGAAAGTGGCGCTGGTCGTCGGTGGTGCAGGTATCGTGGCACAGACCAAACGTCTGGCTGGCGGTGTTGACCTGCTTGTCGCGACACCGGGTCGTTTGATCGACCTGCTGGACCGCCGTGCCGTGCGTCTTGATGAAACCATCTATCTGGTGCTGGATGAGGCCGATCAGATGCTCGACATGGGCTTTATCCATGCGCTGCGCCGCATCGCGCCGCTGCTGGCGAAAGACCGTCAGACGATGATGTTTTCGGCGACGATGCCGAAACTGATGGGTGAACTGGCGGGCACATATCTGACCGACGCTGTACGCGTACAGGTGAACCCTCCGGGGCAGGCAGTGAAGAAGATCAACCAGTCGGTGCACTTTGTCGCGCAAGCGGCGAAAACAGATCTGCTGATCGAACTGCTGGACAAGCACCGTGATGAGCTGGCGATCGTCTTTGGACGGACCAAACATGGCTGTGAAAAGCTCTATAAAGTGCTTGAGAATAAGGGCTTTGCCGCCGCATCGATCCACGGCAACAAATCCCAAGGCCAACGCCAACGCGCGCTGGATGCGTTCAAGGCGGGCAAAACCCGCGTTCTGGTCGCCACGGATGTGGCTGCACGTGGTCTGGATATTCCCGATGTGCGGTTTGTCTATAACTATGACCTGCCGAACGTGGCCGAAAACTATGTTCACCGGATTGGGCGGACTGCGCGCGCCGGGGCAGACGGGAGTGCGGTTGCACTTGTTGCACCGGATGAGATGATCGAGTTGCAGGACATTGAAAAAGCGATGAAGGACACGATCCCTGTCGCTTCGGGGCGTCCTTGGGAAATTCAGCCTGGCCAGAAAAAGCGACCGAACGGTGGTGGTGGCGGTGGCCGTCGTGGTGCCGGTGGCGGTAGCCGTGGCGGTGCGCCTCGTGCCAGCGGCAAGCCCGGTGGTGGCCAAGGCAAACCTGCCGGTCGCCGTCGCAATGGTGGCGGTGGTGGACGGGCGCGCAGCCAGTCTGCGGCTTAG
- the rpsP gene encoding 30S ribosomal protein S16, which produces MAMKIRLARGGSKKRPFYAIVAADSRMPRDGRFIEKLGTYNPMLPKDSEERVKMNVERIKYWLGEGAQPTDRVSRMLEAAGELPKKDRNNPKKGTPGKAAQARAEEKAAKAAAAEEAANAPAEEAPAEVAEEAAAEE; this is translated from the coding sequence ATGGCTATGAAAATCCGTTTGGCCCGTGGCGGCTCAAAGAAACGTCCATTCTACGCAATTGTTGCTGCTGACAGCCGCATGCCGCGCGATGGCCGTTTCATCGAGAAACTGGGCACATATAACCCGATGCTGCCAAAAGACAGCGAAGAGCGTGTGAAAATGAACGTCGAGCGCATCAAGTACTGGTTGGGCGAAGGCGCACAGCCGACTGACCGTGTATCGCGCATGCTGGAAGCCGCAGGCGAATTGCCCAAGAAAGACCGCAACAACCCCAAGAAGGGTACACCTGGCAAAGCCGCTCAGGCCCGCGCCGAAGAAAAAGCAGCCAAGGCAGCCGCTGCTGAAGAAGCGGCAAACGCTCCTGCTGAAGAAGCACCTGCAGAAGTGGCAGAAGAAGCCGCAGCAGAAGAATAA
- a CDS encoding DMT family transporter produces the protein MSPNVKGALFALLAFGIFSTHDVVVKVLGGIYSPIQIVFFSVLLSFPLAMVMLMRDASPGTLVPVHPWWLALRTVATVVTGVSAFYAFSVLPLAQTYAILFASPLLITVLAIPVLGETVRLRRWLAVLVGLAGVLVVLRPGDTDLSLGHLAALAAAVGGSLASIVVRKIGGDERPVVMLLYPMMVTFIVMACALPFVYKPMPIEHLGLLAIIATFAWVASRLVISAYQAGEAAIIAPMQYSQIIWATIFGYLFFDENIDQATAIGAGIIIASGLYIVLRESRSGNSENTPVLRTRSRSETGTTPRVSLFMRAAGNTPPRPDDHKDDRAT, from the coding sequence ATGTCACCGAATGTCAAAGGCGCATTATTTGCTCTGCTTGCCTTTGGCATATTCTCGACGCACGACGTGGTGGTAAAAGTTCTGGGTGGGATTTATTCGCCCATCCAGATCGTCTTTTTCAGTGTTCTGCTGAGCTTCCCGCTCGCGATGGTGATGCTGATGCGGGATGCATCACCCGGAACCCTGGTGCCGGTGCATCCGTGGTGGTTGGCGCTGCGGACGGTGGCGACAGTGGTGACGGGGGTATCTGCCTTTTATGCCTTTTCGGTCCTGCCGCTGGCACAAACCTATGCCATTCTTTTTGCGTCTCCCTTATTGATCACCGTTCTTGCGATCCCTGTTCTGGGTGAAACCGTCAGGTTGCGCCGCTGGCTGGCCGTTCTGGTGGGGCTTGCGGGGGTTCTGGTTGTTTTGCGGCCGGGCGATACGGATTTGTCTTTGGGGCATCTCGCGGCGCTGGCGGCTGCGGTCGGCGGGTCTTTGGCGTCTATCGTCGTGCGTAAGATCGGGGGGGACGAACGGCCGGTGGTGATGCTGCTTTACCCTATGATGGTGACATTCATCGTCATGGCCTGCGCATTGCCTTTCGTTTACAAACCAATGCCGATTGAGCACCTCGGCCTCTTGGCGATCATCGCCACTTTTGCATGGGTGGCAAGCCGTCTTGTTATTTCCGCCTATCAGGCGGGAGAGGCTGCGATTATTGCGCCGATGCAATACAGCCAGATCATCTGGGCCACGATTTTCGGCTATCTCTTCTTCGACGAAAACATTGATCAGGCTACCGCCATAGGTGCGGGCATTATCATTGCCAGCGGTCTTTACATCGTGCTGCGCGAGAGCAGGAGCGGCAACTCTGAAAACACGCCTGTGCTGCGCACGCGGTCACGTTCCGAGACAGGGACAACCCCGCGTGTGTCGCTCTTTATGCGGGCTGCGGGCAACACACCGCCACGCCCCGACGACCACAAAGACGACAGAGCTACCTAG
- a CDS encoding GGDEF domain-containing protein codes for MNHVRHIFVYGLSGQKTYWENLSDATFTALPMCTFALLLIGHLNALQKRLYLQATRDALTDLPNRRWFMDKTPERISPTQAIMIIDVDRFKDINDTFGHDIGDLCLRQMALHLHTSLEQGDVLARIGGEEFAAFLGQADDAKLQRIATRMSEGMAFDTGQGSIQRVTASVGIARTDRPIVRHDALRLADKAVYQAKSAGRACYRICLAGHRNETQQVVPAALSITSLS; via the coding sequence ATGAACCATGTTCGCCACATCTTCGTCTACGGATTATCCGGGCAGAAAACCTATTGGGAAAATCTCAGTGACGCGACCTTCACGGCACTGCCAATGTGCACCTTTGCACTGTTGCTGATCGGGCATTTGAACGCGCTGCAAAAACGCCTTTACCTGCAAGCCACACGCGATGCCTTGACGGATTTGCCCAACCGCCGATGGTTTATGGACAAGACACCGGAGCGGATTTCACCGACGCAGGCGATCATGATCATCGACGTCGATCGCTTCAAAGACATCAACGATACGTTTGGGCATGACATCGGCGATCTTTGCCTGCGCCAGATGGCTTTGCATCTGCATACCAGCCTCGAACAGGGGGATGTGCTGGCACGTATCGGGGGCGAGGAATTTGCAGCATTCCTGGGGCAGGCGGATGACGCCAAGTTGCAGCGGATCGCCACGCGGATGAGTGAGGGGATGGCCTTTGATACAGGTCAGGGTTCAATCCAGCGTGTGACGGCCTCTGTCGGAATTGCACGGACTGACAGACCTATTGTCCGCCATGATGCGCTGCGTCTGGCCGACAAGGCAGTCTATCAGGCAAAATCTGCGGGCAGGGCCTGCTACCGGATTTGTCTGGCTGGTCACCGCAACGAGACGCAGCAAGTGGTGCCTGCGGCCCTGTCAATCACATCGCTTTCCTGA